The following coding sequences are from one Salvia hispanica cultivar TCC Black 2014 chromosome 3, UniMelb_Shisp_WGS_1.0, whole genome shotgun sequence window:
- the LOC125212369 gene encoding probable LRR receptor-like serine/threonine-protein kinase At4g31250, with product MASSHTTHRYFIALLLLSAAFSPSSSDDTKFAKSLIHFKHSLTNASALDGWREAAGVTRLCSRNKPLWSGCVCLNGSLVGLRLEGMGLGGFLDAEALAELPLYTFSVARNNFTGPMPDLGRLTRLRSLYLSGNGFRGEIRGDAFAGMRSVRKVVLAGNYFTGTIPASLVELPRLVDLRLQDNMFGGRLPEFRQPNFTANFSNNRLRGSIPAALSGLNATSFYGNVDLCGTPLAPCRIKKHFPKTPFIAAALAAAALSAFITLTVVHRRRPKHLKYSKSMDGFPMEDPKPPNKKKKQDQRLCFVNHNIERFELDDLLRASAQVLGSGSFGSSYKAALPGRQSYVVRRFRKMNNLSREDFSSHMARLGRLSHPNLVPLVAFHYTKDEKLLITKFIENGSLASHLHGNRGSGRPGLDWGTRLRIIKGVARGLAYLYRELPTLSLPHGHLKSSNVLLDSNCQPLVADYALAPVMDKGHAEQLMAAYKSPESTQSEGVTRKTDVWSLGILILEVLTGQFPASYLKQGRGPSSDLATWVGSVVGEEWAAEVLDRDMGGSAVGLLKIGMSCCEWDVEKRWDMREAVERIQELKE from the exons ATGGCCTCCTCCCACACTACTCACCGCTATTTCATCgcgctcctcctcctctccgcCGCATTCTCCCCTTCCTCCTCCGACGATACAAAATTCGCCAAATCCCTAATCCATTTCAAACACTCCCTCACCAACGCCTCCGCCCTCGACGGCTGGCGCGAGGCAGCCGGAGTAACCCGCCTCTGCTCGCGCAACAAGCCGCTTTGGAGCGGCTGCGTCTGCCTCAACGGCTCCCTCGTCGGCCTGCGCCTCGAGGGCATGGGCCTCGGCGGCTTCCTCGACGCCGAGGCCCTGGCCGAGCTGCCGCTCTACACCTTCAGCGTGGCGCGGAACAACTTCACGGGGCCGATGCCCGACCTGGGGAGGCTGACGAGGCTGAGGAGCCTGTACCTGTCCGGCAACGGCTTCCGCGGCGAGATCAGGGGGGACGCGTTTGCGGGGATGAGGAGCGTCAGGAAGGTGGTTTTGGCCGGGAATTACTTCACGGGGACCATTCCGGCGTCGTTGGTGGAGCTGCCGAGGCTTGTGGATTTGCGGTTGCAGGATAATATGTTCGGAGGGAGGCTGCCGGAGTTCCGCCAGCCTAATTTCACGGCCAATTTTTCGAATAATAGGCTGCGGGGATCGATACCGGCGGCGCTCAGCGGCTTGAATGCTACCTCTTTTTATG GAAATGTGGACCTATGCGGCACACCCTTAGCCCCATGCAGAATCAAAAAGCATTTCCCCAAAACGCCCTTCATCGCCGCGGCCCTCGCCGCGGCCGCGCTCTCAGCCTTCATAACCCTCACCGTCgtccaccgccgccgcccaAAGCATCTCAAGTACTCGAAATCCATGGACGGCTTCCCCATGGAGGACCCAAAACCACccaacaagaagaaaaaacaagaCCAAAGACTATGCTTCGTTAACCACAACATCGAGAGGTTCGAGCTCGACGACCTCCTCCGAGCCTCCGCTCAGGTGTTGGGAAGCGGGAGCTTCGGCTCGTCCTACAAGGCCGCCCTCCCCGGCCGCCAATCCTACGTCGTTAGAAGGTTCCGGAAGATGAACAACCTAAGCAGGGAGGATTTCTCCTCCCACATGGCCAGGCTAGGGCGGCTCTCCCACCCTAACCTCGTGCCCCTCGTCGCCTTCCATTACACGAAGGACGAGAAGCTTCTCATCACGAAGTTCATCGAAAACGGCAGCTTAGCTAGCCACCTCCATG GAAATAGAGGCTCTGGTCGACCCGGGCTGGACTGGGGGACGCGTCTAAGGATCATCAAAGGCGTGGCGAGAGGATTAGCCTATTTGTACAGAGAGCTCCCAACATTGAGCTTGCCTCATGGCCATCTCAAGTCTTCCAATGTTCTACTAGACAGCAACTGCCAGCCCCTTGTAGCAGACTACGCGTTGGCACCGGTCATGGACAAGGGCCATGCTGAGCAGCTCATGGCGGCCTACAAGTCGCCTGAGTCCACACAGAGCGAGGGGGTGACAAGGAAGACGGATGTGTGGAGCCTCGGGATTCTAATACTCGAGGTGCTGACTGGCCAGTTCCCGGCTAGCTATCTGAAACAGGGGAGGGGGCCTAGCTCGGATTTGGCTACCTGGGTAGGGTCGGTCGTGGGGGAGGAGTGGGCGGCTGAGGTGCTCGATAGGGACATGGGAGGCTCAGCAGTCGGGTTGCTGAAAATCGGGATGAGCTGCTGCGAGTGGGATGTGGAGAAGAGGTGGGATATGCGGGAGGCAGTGGAGAGAATTCAAGAATTGAAAGAGTGA
- the LOC125211628 gene encoding uncharacterized protein LOC125211628 isoform X1, with amino-acid sequence MEPLTVLVDELKRLATTAHDLAHGLLNSGRRHSPIDILKRLQREAFSDIMKLRDRQDKVERLLTFYKSSKGSPFQESGTHVRGNVNVLGAFFVMDDVDEHKYDAIQRSAFRNGIDARLRFETDVREKDKLVAEFSANGKGQGDMLGGSLSLAKVLYAAHFNDWFSAVAIPMGAQCGDVAFPTSTHQERGVTSYSASGPPFLYQHSGSAIGIAVRKMNIVASMAQFVSNFAMQDNADGLGCSLSTFGQIVWDLSRNTKLSLLGVHRESRPSGQNINLGALAFPLSIFRRHRFSDTSAQEEDQPRRNSNGSIALMFNSEIEDSTRIGGWIETKNSNPGHLQWAVTMSDTPEEELGWGLTLGGTLQGPKQLEHFQMETFLNMNIGKNLTLRPGLVYVKDGVTQFPALTIHSSWSL; translated from the exons ATGGAGCCTCTAACAGTATTAGTGGATGAGCTCAAACGGCTTGCCACAACAGCGCACGACTTGGCTCACGGCCTCCTTAACTCTGGCCGCCGCCATAGCCCG ATTGATATCTTGAAGCGGTTACAACGAGAAGCCTTTTCAGATATCATGAAACTCAGGGATAGGCAAGACAAGGTAGAGAGGCTACTCACTTTCTACAAATCTTCCAAGGGAAGTCCATTCCAGGAATCCGGCACTCATGTGAGGGGGAATGTGAATGTACTAGGGGCATTCTTCGTTATGGATGATGTTGACGAGCATAAATACGATGCCATTCAAAGATCTGCTTTTAGAAATGGTATTGATGCTAGGCTGAGATTTGAAACTGATGTAAGGGAGAAAGATAAACTTGTAGCAGAATTTTCTGCCAATGGCAAAGGTCAAGGTGATATGCTGGGCGGTTCACTTTCTCTTGCAAAAGTTCTCTATGCTGCACATTTTAATGATTGGTTCTCTGCCGTTGCAATACCAATGGGCGCACAATGCGGAGATGTTGCATTCCCAACAAGTACTCATCAG GAAAGAGGAGTGACTAGCTATTCTGCTAGTGGACCTCCATTTCTGTATCAGCATAGTGGCAGCGCGATTGGTATAGCCGTGAGAAAAATGAACATTGTTGCGTCCATGGCACAGTTTGTATCCAATTTTGCGATGCAGGATAATGCAGATGGATTGGGGTGTTCCTTGAGCACGTTTGGACAGATTGTCTGGGATCTCTCTAGAAACACGAAGCTCTCACTTTTGGGTGTGCACAGAGAGTCCAGGCCATCAGGTCAAAATATCAACCTTGGAGCATTGGCATTCCCCCTCAGCATATTTAGACGTCACAGATTTTCAGATACGTCTGCACAGGAGGAAGATCAACCAAGACGTAACTCTAATGGCTCCATTGCTCTGATGTTTAACTCAGAAATTGAGGACAGTACAAGGATAGGAGGCTGGATAGAGACCAAAAACTCCAACCCCGGACACCTGCAGTGGGCTGTGACAATGTCTGATACTCCAGAAGAAGAGCTCGGATGGGGTTTGACCTTGGGCGGGACGTTGCAAGGTCCAAAACAGTTGGAACATTTTCAGATGGAGACATTCTTGAACATGAATATCGGTAAAAATTTGACTCTGCGACCAGGTCTTGTATATGTGAAGGACGGAGTAACCCAGTTTCCGGCCCTAACGATCCATTCCAGCTGGTCCCTATAG
- the LOC125211628 gene encoding uncharacterized protein LOC125211628 isoform X2 produces the protein MKLRDRQDKVERLLTFYKSSKGSPFQESGTHVRGNVNVLGAFFVMDDVDEHKYDAIQRSAFRNGIDARLRFETDVREKDKLVAEFSANGKGQGDMLGGSLSLAKVLYAAHFNDWFSAVAIPMGAQCGDVAFPTSTHQERGVTSYSASGPPFLYQHSGSAIGIAVRKMNIVASMAQFVSNFAMQDNADGLGCSLSTFGQIVWDLSRNTKLSLLGVHRESRPSGQNINLGALAFPLSIFRRHRFSDTSAQEEDQPRRNSNGSIALMFNSEIEDSTRIGGWIETKNSNPGHLQWAVTMSDTPEEELGWGLTLGGTLQGPKQLEHFQMETFLNMNIGKNLTLRPGLVYVKDGVTQFPALTIHSSWSL, from the exons ATGAAACTCAGGGATAGGCAAGACAAGGTAGAGAGGCTACTCACTTTCTACAAATCTTCCAAGGGAAGTCCATTCCAGGAATCCGGCACTCATGTGAGGGGGAATGTGAATGTACTAGGGGCATTCTTCGTTATGGATGATGTTGACGAGCATAAATACGATGCCATTCAAAGATCTGCTTTTAGAAATGGTATTGATGCTAGGCTGAGATTTGAAACTGATGTAAGGGAGAAAGATAAACTTGTAGCAGAATTTTCTGCCAATGGCAAAGGTCAAGGTGATATGCTGGGCGGTTCACTTTCTCTTGCAAAAGTTCTCTATGCTGCACATTTTAATGATTGGTTCTCTGCCGTTGCAATACCAATGGGCGCACAATGCGGAGATGTTGCATTCCCAACAAGTACTCATCAG GAAAGAGGAGTGACTAGCTATTCTGCTAGTGGACCTCCATTTCTGTATCAGCATAGTGGCAGCGCGATTGGTATAGCCGTGAGAAAAATGAACATTGTTGCGTCCATGGCACAGTTTGTATCCAATTTTGCGATGCAGGATAATGCAGATGGATTGGGGTGTTCCTTGAGCACGTTTGGACAGATTGTCTGGGATCTCTCTAGAAACACGAAGCTCTCACTTTTGGGTGTGCACAGAGAGTCCAGGCCATCAGGTCAAAATATCAACCTTGGAGCATTGGCATTCCCCCTCAGCATATTTAGACGTCACAGATTTTCAGATACGTCTGCACAGGAGGAAGATCAACCAAGACGTAACTCTAATGGCTCCATTGCTCTGATGTTTAACTCAGAAATTGAGGACAGTACAAGGATAGGAGGCTGGATAGAGACCAAAAACTCCAACCCCGGACACCTGCAGTGGGCTGTGACAATGTCTGATACTCCAGAAGAAGAGCTCGGATGGGGTTTGACCTTGGGCGGGACGTTGCAAGGTCCAAAACAGTTGGAACATTTTCAGATGGAGACATTCTTGAACATGAATATCGGTAAAAATTTGACTCTGCGACCAGGTCTTGTATATGTGAAGGACGGAGTAACCCAGTTTCCGGCCCTAACGATCCATTCCAGCTGGTCCCTATAG
- the LOC125212370 gene encoding U-box domain-containing protein 35-like — protein sequence MWPPTSNSADKMAPVSTRLVAVAIDKDRGSQIALKWATDNILVKGQTVILVHVRFKQSGSPLSSPWPNQASDGGDEIDDDPHLKELFLPLRVLCTRKDIQRHEVVLDEADVSKALIEFTRQNAIDMLVLGATNKGNIFRFKAKDVPGTVLKNAPDFCTIYVIHKGKISSTRASTRPPPSSQLRNQILLQASIKHNNAAEQNSLHSNTTSRSSFSANSRYGSEQSPRSSRLSDATFKSPFASRRGPNGRAYDISPPDTDISFVSSRRSVDVFPTSMDFLDGPTPPRLSGFSDVDYQGFDSWNLGRKSVDVLSPIDFSSASPEHDKGFAPQNMDDVEAEMRRLKQELKQTMDMYSSACKEALTAREKAKELQRWKMDEQRRLEEARIAEETALALAEKEKAKSKAALEHAEAAQRIAELEAQKRITAEMRALKEAEEKGRSIQTDCRYRRYTIEEIEAATEFFAQSRKIGEGGYGPVYKCYLDHTPCAVKVLRPDATHGRSQFNQEVEILSCIRHPNMVLLLGACPEYGCLVYEHMSNGSLEDRLFQRGKTPPISWQHRFRIAAEIGTGLLFLHQTKPEPLVHRDLKPANILLDRNYVSKISDVGLARLVPPSVADNVTQYRMTSTAGTFCYIDPEYQQTGMLGVKSDIYSLGIIFLQILTSKPPMGLSHHVGRAVDQGTFAEMLDPSVPDWPYEEALSLAKISLRCAELRRKDRPDLGKEVLPELNKLRDLAEDCYPMPYSMHSPCHSQVSISKEDLSYQESSMEI from the exons ATGTGGCCTCCGACGTCGAATTCTGCAGATAAGATGGCTCCGGTGTCGACGCGGCTCGTTGCTGTGGCCATCGACAAGGACAGAGGCAGCCAAATCGCCCTCAAATGGGCAACCGACAATATCCTTGTCAAAGGCCAGACCGTTATTTTGGTCCACGTCCGATTCAAACAATCCGGATCCCCTTTGTCCTCCCCAT GGCCTAACCAAGCCTCTGATGGCGGCGACGAAATCGACGACGATCCACACTTGAAGGAGCTCTTCCTTCCTCTCCGCGTCCTCTGCACGCGAAAAGAT ATACAGCGCCACGAGGTTGTGTTGGACGAAGCAGACGTCTCGAAAGCTCTCATCGAATTCACGAGGCAGAACGCAATCGACATGCTTGTTCTTGGCGCCACAAATAAAGGAAACATCTTCAG ATTTAAGGCCAAAGATGTCCCTGGAACTGTACTAAAAAATGCACCGGATTTCTGCACGATTTACGTGATCCACAAGGGGAAGATCTCGTCCACGAGAGCCTCCACTCGTCCGCCTCCTTCCAGCCAACTCCGGAACCAGATATTGCTTCAAGCCAGCATCAAACACAACAACGCGGCCGAGCAGAACTCTTTGCATTCAAACACCACTTCTAGAA GTTCCTTTTCAGCAAACTCACGCTACGGATCTGAGCAATCTCCGCGCTCAAGCAGGCTAAGCGACGCCACTTTCAA GTCTCCATTCGCTTCGCGTAGAGGCCCGAACGGGAGGGCTTATGACATCTCTCCACCGGATACTGATATTTCGTTTGTCAGCTCAAGGAGAAGTGTGGATGTGTTCCCTACTTCCATGGACTTTCTTGATGGCCCAACGCCTCCGCGCCTCTCAGGATTCTCCGATGTGGATTATCAAGGCTTTGACTCTTGGAACCTCGGACGCAAATCAGTAGACGTTTTGTCTCCAATAGACTTCTCCTCTGCTTCACCTGAACACGACAAAGGCTTCGCTCCACAAAATATG GATGATGTTGAAGCGGAAATGAGACGGTTAAAGCAGGAGCTGAAGCAAACAATGGATATGTATAGCAGTGCATGCAAAGAGGCTCTCACAGCAAGAGAGAAG GCGAAAGAGCTGCAGCGCTGGAAAATGGACGAACAGAGGAGGTTAGAAGAGGCGCGGATTGCTGAAGAAACAGCATTGGCTCTTGCGGAAAAAGAGAAGGCTAAGTCTAAGGCAGCACTCGAGCATGCTGAAGCCGCTCAAAGGATAGCGGAGTTAGAAGCTCAAAAGAGAATCACCGCGGAAATGAGGGCCTTGAAAGAGGCCGAAGAAAAGGGTAGGTCTATTCAGACAGACTGCAGGTACAGGAGGTACACGATCGAGGAGATTGAGGCTGCTACTGAGTTTTTTGCACAGTCGAGAAAGATTGGAGAAGGAGGGTACGGCCCGGTTTACAAGTGTTATTTGGACCATACTCCGTGTGCAGTAAAAGTCCTTCGCCCCGATGCAACTCATGGAAGATCACAGTTTAACCAAGAG GTTGAGATTCTGAGCTGCATACGACACCCGAACATGGTCCTGCTTCTAGGCGCCTGTCCGGAGTATGGTTGCCTAGTGTATGAGCATATGTCGAACGGAAGCTTAGAAGACCGTCTATTTCAGCGTGGCAAGACTCCACCGATATCTTGGCAGCATAGGTTCCGGATCGCTGCTGAGATCGGGACTGGCTTGCTTTTCCTCCACCAAACCAAACCCGAGCCCCTGGTGCACCGTGACCTGAAGCCTGCCAACATCCTACTTGACCGCAACTACGTCAGCAAGATCAGTGATGTCGGCCTGGCCAGGCTCGTCCCTCCATCCGTGGCTGACAATGTCACTCAATATCGAATGACATCCACAGCCGGGACCTTCTGCTACATTGATCCCGAGTATCAGCAAACGGGTATGCTTGGTGTGAAATCTGATATATACTCGCTAGGAATCATTTTTCTACAGATCCTCACGTCGAAGCCCCCCATGGGGTTGAGCCACCACGTTGGAAGAGCTGTCGACCAAGGGACCTTTGCTGAGATGCTCGACCCATCAGTACCCGATTGGCCTTATGAAGAGGCCTTGTCCCTTGCCAAGATATCACTCAGGTGTGCTGAACTTAGGCGGAAAGACCGCCCGGATCTTGGGAAAGAAGTGCTCCCCGAACTCAACAAACTTAGAGATCTTGCAGAAGATTGTTATCCTATGCCATACAGCATGCACTCTCCCTGCCATAGTCAAGTTTCCATTTCCAAA GAGGATTTGAGTTACCAAGAGTCAAGCATGGAGATTTGA
- the LOC125210155 gene encoding uncharacterized protein LOC125210155, producing MEWRKSYLDVILVPLAFMICMGYHLWLWHKVRTQPLSTIIGTNARGRRFWVAAIMKDNEKKNILAVQTIRNTIMGSTLMATTSILLCSGLAAVISSTYSIKKPLNDTVYGAHGEFMVALKYVTLLLIFLFSFICHSLSIRFNNQVNILINCPLVCSESFIIFLEKSSESLNWTILKYMTK from the exons atggaatgGAGAAAGAGTTATCTGGATGTGATCCTGGTGCCACTGGCGTTTATGATATGCATGGGATATCACCTATGGCTTTGGCATAAGGTTCGAACCCAACCTCTCTCGACCATCATCGGCACCAATGCTCGCGGCCGCAGATTTTGGGTCGCCGCCATCATGAAG GACAACGAGAAGAAAAACATCCTAGCCGTCCAGACGATACGGAACACGATCATGGGATCCACATTAATGGCGACGACGTCGATCCTCCTCTGCTCGGGGCTGGCGGCCGTGATCAGCAGCACCTACAGCATCAAGAAGCCGCTCAACGACACCGTGTACGGGGCCCACGGCGAGTTCATGGTGGCGCTCAAGTACGTGACGCTCCTCCTCATCTTCCTCTTCTCCTTCATCTGCCACTCCCTCTCCATCCGCTTCAACAACCAAGTCAACATCCTCATCAACTGCCCCCTCGTTTGCAGTGAATCGTTCATAAtctttttagaaaaatcatCAGAAAGCCTAAATTGGACAATCTTAAAGTATATGACAAAGTAG
- the LOC125211740 gene encoding gamma-glutamylcyclotransferase 2-1-like: MVFWVFGYGSLVWNPGFEVDEKVIGFIKDYKRVFDLACIDHRGTPDHPARTCTLEENEGAICWGAAYCVRGGPEKEKAAMEYLERRECEYDSKTLVDFYKEGDDSEQPFVTGVIVFTSTPDKISNKYYLGPAPLEEMARQIATAFGPCGNNRDYLFLLEKAMFNIGHEDDYVIELANEVRKVLLSLSGLSSPLKMKASPGAIGLDSTLKMKVLGGAIAMDS; this comes from the exons ATGGTGTTCTGGGTATTCGGTTACGGTTCGTTGGTGTGGAACCCGGGATTCGAAGTCGATGAGAAAGTGATAGGGTTTATTAAGGACTACAAGCGCGTCTTCGATTTAG CCTGCATTGATCATAGAGGTACGCCCGACCACCCTGCTAGAACTTGCACCTTGGAAGAAAATGAAGGCGCGATCTGC TGGGGAGCAGCATATTGCGTTCGTGGAGGGCCGGAGAAGGAGAAGGCGGCGATGGAG TATCTGGAGCGAAGAGAATGCGAGTATGACTCGAAAACTTTGGTTGATTTCTACAAA GAGGGTGATGATTCTGAACAGCCCTTTGTAACTGGTGTGATAGT ATTCACTTCCACACCGGACAAGATATCGAACAAGTACTACTTAGGGCCGGCCCCCTTGGAGGAGATGGCCAGGCAGATCGCGACGGCCTTTGGCCCATGCGGCAACAACAGGGACTACCTTTTCTTGCTGGAGAAGGCCATGTTTAATATTG GGCATGAAGATGACTATGTTATCGAGCTGGCAAACGAGGTGAGGAAGGTGCTTCTAAGCCTTAGCGGTTTGTCGTCGCCACTGAAAATGAAGGCTTCGCCCGGAGCAATCGGATTGGATTCGACGCTGAAGATGAAGGTTTTGGGTGGAGCAATTGCCATGGATTCATAG
- the LOC125215104 gene encoding putative pentatricopeptide repeat-containing protein At1g10330, with protein sequence MLNLQSHPELLLHLLQRFNGYASKCSKQVEQVHSLLITHGYLLIRDLWVNTLLYNTLIRTYLNLSRPHTSLSLFREMLHNQAAPNSYTFPSVLKAIASSLSKSYGTSQIGYSLHAQCVERGLLGDPFVRTSFLSLYSQFGDIRSAHKVFDEIPQPCIVSNNAMLDAFGKSGNMDLAISMFFSMPKRDVYSWTSIINGYAQSGCFMEAIKFFTEMMRDEDVICGFLRPSEATFVSVLSSCANSDDGSMLYQGKQIHGYMVRIEKELSVFSGTALISFYGKMGCLSYAFQVFNGMSVKKVCAWNAMLCSLASNGRESQALEMFEKMKSSGLCPNEVTFVCVLSACARAKLVDLGMELFQAISRDFALKPTMEHYGCVVDLLGRAGLLKEAYEFVRSMPFEADASVLGALLGACRVHGDVDLGNEIGRRLLELQPEHCGRYVLLSSIYAGAEIWDHAAALRKAMVHAGIHKIPAISMAD encoded by the coding sequence ATGTTGAATTTGCAATCACATCCTGAACTTTTGCTCCATCTTCTTCAGCGTTTTAATGGATATGCTAGTAAGTGCTCGAAACAGGTCGAACAAGTTCATTCCTTGTTAATTACCCATGGTTACCTTCTCATCAGAGATCTATGGGTTAATACTCTCCTATATAATACTCTCATCAGAACATATCTAAACCTTTCTAGACCCCACACTAGCCTCAGCCTCTTCAGGGAGATGCTTCACAATCAGGCTGCTCCTAATAGCTACACTTTTCCTTCTGTTCTTAAGGCCATtgcttcttctctctcaaagTCATATGGTACATCACAAATAGGTTACTCTTTACATGCACAATGTGTTGAAAGAGGCCTGCTAGGTGACCCTTTTGTCCGTACatcatttctttctctttattCACAATTTGGTGATATAAGGAGTGCACATAAGGTCTTTGATGAGATACCTCAACCATGCATTGTTTCAAATAATGCGATGCTTGATGCATTTGGAAAAAGTGGCAACATGGATTTGGCTATTTCGATGTTCTTTAGCATGCCAAAGAGAGATGTTTATTCATGGACAAGTATCATCAATGGCTATGCACAAAGTGGGTGCTTTATGGAGGCAATTAAGTTTTTTACGGAAATGATGAGAGATGAGGATGTAATTTGTGGCTTTTTAAGGCCGAGTGAGGCCACTTTTGTAAGTGTCCTCTCTTCATGTGCGAATTCGGATGATGGGTCAATGTTATATCAAGGAAAGCAGATTCATGGATACATGGTTAGGATTGAGAAGGAGTTGAGTGTTTTTAGTGGAACAGCATTGATATCGTTCTATGGGAAAATGGGCTGCCTAAGTTATGCTTTTCAAGTGTTCAATGGCATGTCCGTGAAAAAGGTATGTGCATGGAATGCTATGCTATGTTCATTGGCTTCAAATGGCAGGGAAAGTCAGGCTCTAGAGATGTTTGAGAAGATGAAGAGCTCGGGGTTGTGTCCTAATGAAGTTACATTTGTGTGTGTCCTATCAGCTTGTGCTCGGGCTAAACTTGTGGACTTAGGCATGGAATTGTTTCAGGCAATATCTCGTGATTTCGCCCTTAAACCAACAATGGAACATTATGGATGTGTGGTTGATCTATTGGGCAGAGCTGGCCTTCTAAAAGAGGCATATGAGTTTGTGAGAAGCATGCCTTTTGAGGCTGATGCCTCTGTATTGGGTGCTCTTTTGGGTGCATGTAGGGTTCATGGGGATGTTGATTTGGGAAATGAAATCGGCCGACGGTTGCTTGAATTGCAACCCGAACATTGTGGACGGTATGTTCTGCTGTCCAGCATTTATGCTGGGGCAGAGATATGGGACCATGCTGCTGCCTTGAGGAAAGCAATGGTGCATGCTGGAATTCATAAGATTCCAGCAATTAGTATGGCTGATTAA